In Lotus japonicus ecotype B-129 chromosome 5, LjGifu_v1.2, one genomic interval encodes:
- the LOC130720280 gene encoding uncharacterized protein LOC130720280 produces the protein MILCSIRNLTLIILLIFAVQSIQTNTMKVHPVPRKRNITIQFGEDGSHHVSSEAQALLGISGKKLRRLPHVFSRVLELPFRSDADVAVEEDPDCFRFVAETEGIGEVRAHTVEIHPGVTKIVVRDGGSVELSLDHLELDMWRFRLPESTQPELASAIFVDGELIVTVPKLQNIEDNGGSDRGMGGGGGRLVLVQ, from the coding sequence ATGATTCTCTGTTCAATCAGGAACCTAACTCTGATCATACTGTTAATCTTCGCGGTTCAATCGATCCAAACCAACACCATGAAGGTTCACCCCGTGCCGAGAAAGCGCAACATCACAATCCAATTCGGCGAGGACGGTAGCCACCACGTCTCCTCGGAGGCGCAGGCGCTGTTGGGAATCTCCGGCAAGAAGCTTCGGAGGCTGCCTCACGTCTTCAGCCGCGTCCTGGAACTCCCGTTCCGCTCTGACGCTGACGTGGCGGTGGAGGAGGATCCTGACTGCTTCCGCTTCGTGGCGGAGACGGAGGGAATCGGGGAGGTGAGGGCCCACACGGTGGAGATTCACCCTGGTGTTACGAAGATTGTGGTTAGGGATGGAGGGTCGGTGGAGCTTTCGCTTGACCACCTTGAGCTTGATATGTGGAGGTTTCGCTTGCCGGAATCGACGCAGCCGGAGCTTGCTAGTGCGATTTTCGTCGACGGAGAGCTTATCGTGACGGTGCCGAAATTGCAGAATATTGAGGATAATGGAGGTAGTGATAGAGgtatgggtggtggtggtggtaggctTGTGCTTGTACAGTGA
- the LOC130721539 gene encoding uncharacterized protein LOC130721539, which yields MTVVIQNSNVKASTLSQKWSLQQKQQQQSLKKKQEEEAMKFRSVFLHSKSTSSEGENRHNNNNNNSCYYPDCKKNANCNCEICLASINATRDLMPMSIHKNSLTKLSVTRPKNVHCTPITFDASILSTPTTTRSSDWPYHYQISPTTTPVIESSSGSSDSSQMMKKRNKGSRKRSSSCINLLWFLLGLGFLLSAELVFSRVVSGILQPALSPDVVKRVGEKCYHVQGLNGKLRFLQRELTSSVVGGQVSNCSFNDTLWEINRDGLLLSSRCTLYKSAIEEVTIWGWPLQTAGLLTNGFSTRTQTILSGRVTEWNGGLVGYLTRKANGSWVQPKWGASVVQLDPNTWVLEYQRSSIVDGTRLYSAVLEFLKYRNSRVIGRLKKKFWQFAAFEGSHYNRFRANNGLKVPT from the exons ATGACCGTTGTGATCCAAAATTCAAATGTGAAAGCTTCAACACTCTCACAGAAGTGGAGTTTGCAGCAGAAACAACAACAGCAATCTCtgaagaagaagcaagaagaagaagccatgAAATTCAGAAGCGTTTTTCTGCATTCAAAATCCACTTCCTCCGAAGGAGAGAACcgccacaacaacaacaacaacaacagctgcTACTACCCTGATTGCAAGAAAAATGCCAATTGCAACTGTGAAATCTGCTTGGCCAGCATCAATGCAACCCGTGATCTCATGCCCATGAGCATCCACAAAAACTCACTCACCAAGCTCTCTGTTACCAGACCCAAGAATGTTCACTGCACTCCAATCACCTTTGATGCTTCAATCCTCTCCACACCCACCACTACCAGATCAAGTGATTGGCCTTACCATTACCAGATCTCACCCACCACCACTCCTGTCATCGAATCCAGTTCTGGATCATCAGATTCAAGCCAGATGATGAAAAAACGGAACAAGGGGTCACGAAAAAGGTCTTCATCTTGTATCAATCTGTTATGGTTTCTTCTTGGTTTGGGTTTCCTTTTGTCTGCAGAACTTGTTTTCTCCAGGGTAGTTTCTGGAATTTTGCAACCTGCTTTGTCACCTGATGTGGTGAAAAGGGTTGGTGAGAAATGCTACCATGTGCAAGGTTTGAATGGGAAGTTGAGATTCTTACAGAGAGAATTGACAAGTTCTGTTGTTGGTGGGCAAGTTTCAAATTGCAGCTTTAATGATACCTTATGGGAAATCAACCGG GATGGTCTGCTATTGAGTTCAAGGTGCACATTGTACAAATCTGCAATAGAGGAGGTAACAATCTGGGGGTGGCCTTTGCAAACAGCAGGATTGCTGACAAATGGGTTCTCTACTAGAACACAAACTATCTTATCAGGAAGAGTTACTGAG TGGAATGGTGGACTAGTTGGGTATTTGACTAGAAAGGCCAATGGTTCATGGGTGCAGCCAAAATGGGGTGCCTCAGTAGTGCAATTAGACCCCAATACGTGGGTTCTTGAATACCAAAGAAGCTCTATTGTTGATGGCACAAGATTGTATTCAGCAGTATTGGAGTTCCTCAAATATAGGAATTCAAGAGTTATTGGCAGGCTGAAGAAAAAGTTCTGGCAATTTGCTGCATTTGAAGGTAGCCACTACAACAGGTTCAGAGCAAACAATGGGCTTAAAGTCCCAACCTGA